From Amphritea atlantica, a single genomic window includes:
- a CDS encoding 3-carboxyethylcatechol 2,3-dioxygenase: MSVMLRCLSHTPLRDYNDPDASIVKEVDEVIAKARTEVEAFDPELIVLFAPDHYNGLFYDLMPPFVVATAAESVGDYSSLPGHLSVDSDAAMELVKFLFANGIDMTLSHRLQVDHGCTQTLEEMTGSLTRYPVVPIIINSVAPPFCPYARIRKLGELVGQFIAGLDKRVLILGTGGLSHEPPVPLLADAPEEVAEFLIAGRNPTPEFRAAREARTIAAGKVYGTSECLQTPLNADWDQTFIQTLIDGRVAEIDELSIEEISQQAGRSAHEVRTWVAAFAAIGETGPVTARQDYYRAINEWIAGYGVVSAESA, from the coding sequence ATGAGTGTAATGTTGAGGTGCCTGTCTCACACCCCTCTGCGAGACTATAACGATCCTGACGCGAGCATCGTCAAAGAGGTTGATGAGGTTATCGCCAAGGCCCGCACCGAGGTTGAAGCATTCGACCCAGAACTGATTGTCTTGTTTGCACCGGACCATTATAACGGCCTGTTTTATGATCTGATGCCGCCGTTTGTGGTTGCCACCGCCGCCGAGTCTGTTGGCGATTACAGCAGTCTGCCCGGTCACCTGAGTGTCGACTCTGATGCGGCAATGGAGCTGGTTAAGTTCCTGTTTGCCAACGGCATCGATATGACACTGTCACACCGCTTGCAGGTTGATCACGGTTGCACCCAGACGCTGGAAGAGATGACCGGCAGTCTGACCCGTTACCCGGTCGTACCGATTATCATCAACTCTGTAGCGCCACCCTTCTGCCCCTACGCACGCATCCGCAAACTCGGCGAGCTGGTCGGTCAGTTTATCGCAGGTCTGGACAAGCGGGTTCTGATTCTGGGCACTGGCGGTCTCTCCCATGAACCCCCTGTTCCACTGCTGGCAGATGCGCCTGAAGAGGTAGCGGAGTTCCTGATTGCGGGTCGCAATCCAACCCCGGAATTCCGCGCAGCCCGTGAGGCACGCACTATCGCAGCAGGTAAGGTGTATGGCACATCTGAGTGTCTGCAAACACCCCTTAATGCAGACTGGGATCAGACCTTTATCCAGACACTGATTGATGGCCGGGTTGCCGAGATTGATGAACTCTCCATTGAGGAGATCTCGCAACAAGCCGGGCGCTCAGCTCACGAGGTACGCACCTGGGTTGCAGCCTTTGCTGCGATCGGTGAAACCGGCCCCGTTACCGCAAGACAAGATTATTACCGCGCAATTAATGAATGGATTGCCGGATATGGCGTAGTCAGTGCCGAGTCGGCCTGA
- a CDS encoding acyl-CoA dehydrogenase family protein yields the protein MNNMTIQIPTEEEIVARATKMIPWLREKADAVEKARMVPEDTIQAFQDAGFFRILQPKRWGGYEMNPNVLNKVLIELARGCPSSAWNVMVLGVHPFEVGLLDEVVGDELWGEDDSALISSSYAPFGTVKAVEGGYILNGEWLTSSGCDHAAGGAFLGGRVADAEGNMEFRSFWVQRSDFEIEDDWHVVGLAGTGSKKLLINEVFVPAYRSHVIGDYCDETHGHVNDLYKMPFFGVFYSAVSSVIIGMAKGMADLYIEHMVPRQNLNQAVGAAVNDPFIKGKLGEAQAKITGAEARVLMNTEEAWKYASKGELVPTDVRVRTFATNQFTGGDCFDAAHMIFKKTSTRGVWLSSPMQRQLRDILVGANHITQNQDNIGELLGGQMLGNPLPQPNPFGVKAQ from the coding sequence ATGAACAATATGACTATCCAGATTCCGACCGAAGAAGAGATCGTAGCCCGCGCAACCAAGATGATTCCGTGGCTCAGAGAGAAAGCCGATGCAGTAGAAAAAGCCCGCATGGTGCCGGAAGATACCATTCAGGCGTTTCAGGACGCAGGCTTCTTCCGCATCCTGCAGCCAAAGCGCTGGGGCGGCTATGAGATGAACCCAAACGTGCTTAACAAAGTACTGATCGAACTGGCGCGCGGCTGCCCTTCAAGCGCCTGGAATGTCATGGTCCTGGGTGTTCACCCATTTGAAGTGGGTCTGCTGGATGAGGTTGTTGGGGATGAACTCTGGGGCGAAGATGATTCTGCGCTGATCTCTTCCTCTTATGCCCCTTTCGGTACCGTAAAAGCAGTTGAAGGTGGCTACATACTCAACGGCGAGTGGCTGACATCCAGCGGTTGCGACCATGCGGCAGGTGGTGCCTTTCTCGGCGGTCGTGTCGCCGATGCCGAAGGCAATATGGAGTTTCGCTCTTTCTGGGTACAACGTTCTGACTTTGAGATTGAAGATGACTGGCATGTTGTCGGCCTGGCGGGTACCGGTAGTAAAAAGCTTCTTATTAACGAAGTGTTCGTCCCAGCTTATCGCAGTCACGTGATTGGCGATTATTGTGATGAGACCCACGGCCATGTAAACGATCTTTATAAGATGCCATTCTTCGGTGTGTTCTACTCTGCGGTATCTTCAGTCATCATCGGTATGGCTAAAGGTATGGCTGACCTCTATATCGAACATATGGTGCCACGTCAGAACCTCAACCAGGCGGTTGGCGCTGCAGTAAATGATCCGTTCATCAAAGGAAAGCTGGGGGAAGCTCAGGCTAAAATCACCGGAGCTGAAGCACGGGTGCTGATGAATACCGAGGAAGCCTGGAAATATGCTTCCAAAGGTGAGCTGGTGCCAACCGATGTCCGCGTGCGTACCTTCGCCACCAACCAGTTTACCGGTGGTGACTGCTTTGATGCGGCACATATGATCTTCAAGAAGACCTCAACCCGTGGTGTCTGGCTGTCCAGCCCGATGCAGCGCCAGTTGCGCGACATTCTGGTCGGTGCGAACCACATCACCCAGAACCAGGATAACATCGGCGAACTCCTGGGTGGCCAGATGCTGGGTAACCCTCTGCCACAACCCAATCCATTCGGCGTCAAAGCC